One Mus musculus strain C57BL/6J chromosome 2, GRCm38.p6 C57BL/6J genomic window, AACTGACATTGATTTGtgtcccctgcagctggagtggatcagtaagacaaaaaaaaaaaaaaaaaaaaaaaaaaaaggtctgaaaTTACAAGCAGATGGGCCACATGCTGTCCCCGAGAAAGAAAGTTCTAACctgttctgtgtctgtctctgcttccttcccacaGTTCCACCAGGTGAGAAGAGTGATGACCATCCTTTTCCTTACTATGGTTATTTCATACTTCGGTTGCATGAAGGCGGCGCCCATGAAAGAAGTAAACGTCCACGGACAAGGCAACTTGGCCTACCCAGGTGTGCGGACCCATGGGACTCTGGAGAGCGTGAATGGGCCCAGGGCAGGTTCGAGAGGTCTGACGACGACATCACTGGCTGACACTTTTGAGCACGTCATCGAAGAGCTGCTGGATGAGGACCAGAAGGTTCGGCCCAACGAAGAAAACCATAAGGACGCGGACTTGTACACTTCCCGGGTGATGCTCAGCAGTCAAGTGCCTTTGGAGCCTCCTCTACTCTTTCTGCTGGAGGAATACAAAAATTACCTGGATGCCGCAAACATGTCTATGAGGGTTCGGCGCCACTCCGACCCTGCCCGCCGTGGGGAGCTGAGCGTGTGTGACAGTATTAGCGAGTGGGTCACAGCGGCAGATAAAAAGACTGCAGTGGACATGTCTGGCGGGACGGTCACAGTCCTAGAGAAAGTCCCGGTATCCAAAGGCCAACTGAAGCAGTATTTCTACGAGACCAAGTGTAATCCCATGGGTTACACCAAGGAAGGCTGCAGGGGCATAGACAAAAGGCACTGGAACTCGCAATGCCGAACTACCCAATCGTATGTTCGGGCCCTTACTATGGATAGCAAAAAGAGAATTGGCTGGCGATTCATAAGGATAGACACTTCCTGTGTATGTACACTGACCATTAAAAGGGGAAGATAGTGGATTTATGTTGTATAGATTATATTGAGACAAAATTatctatttgtatatatacataacagGGTAAATTATTcagttaagaaaaaataattttatgaactGCATGTATAAATGAAGTTTATACAGTACAGTGGTTCTACAATCTATTTATTGGACATATCCATGACCTGAAAGGAAACAGTCATTTGCGCACAACTTTAAAAGTCTGCATTACATTCCTCGATAATGTTGTGGT contains:
- the Bdnf gene encoding brain-derived neurotrophic factor isoform 1 precursor (isoform 1 precursor is encoded by transcript variant 1) → MFHQVRRVMTILFLTMVISYFGCMKAAPMKEVNVHGQGNLAYPGVRTHGTLESVNGPRAGSRGLTTTSLADTFEHVIEELLDEDQKVRPNEENHKDADLYTSRVMLSSQVPLEPPLLFLLEEYKNYLDAANMSMRVRRHSDPARRGELSVCDSISEWVTAADKKTAVDMSGGTVTVLEKVPVSKGQLKQYFYETKCNPMGYTKEGCRGIDKRHWNSQCRTTQSYVRALTMDSKKRIGWRFIRIDTSCVCTLTIKRGR
- the Bdnf gene encoding brain-derived neurotrophic factor isoform 2 preproprotein (isoform 2 preproprotein is encoded by transcript variant 10) — encoded protein: MTILFLTMVISYFGCMKAAPMKEVNVHGQGNLAYPGVRTHGTLESVNGPRAGSRGLTTTSLADTFEHVIEELLDEDQKVRPNEENHKDADLYTSRVMLSSQVPLEPPLLFLLEEYKNYLDAANMSMRVRRHSDPARRGELSVCDSISEWVTAADKKTAVDMSGGTVTVLEKVPVSKGQLKQYFYETKCNPMGYTKEGCRGIDKRHWNSQCRTTQSYVRALTMDSKKRIGWRFIRIDTSCVCTLTIKRGR